Proteins encoded by one window of Corynebacterium amycolatum:
- the cls gene encoding cardiolipin synthase codes for MDWLMSAFPWLVEDLTWWQVLFFALDYTIKFIAIGWVPENRSPSASTAWLLLILLIPFIGLPLFLFLGSQQITGRRHEVQALAQELIAERTEHLPDVPDDAKIEDDVVNVFKLSRQLTGMPAIASAEKGLFTEFDASIDRMIETIDAAQKSIHVQSYIFALDSSTEPFIQALERALDRGLEVKVLVDPIGSWKYPGYYKLKKRLNQSKISWHPMLPVSLLKLTWRRLDLRNHRKLVVIDGDIVFMGSQNLIEPEYQKKKNHKIGRRWVDTWIELEGDIALAFDAIFAVDWTSELYKTPDATRNYSLHTTEVNDNYNVVQVLPSGPGFSTEPNLRVFNNMIYQAHERIIAVSPYFVPDESMLMALTSAAYGGIDVQLYVNEESDQFMVGHAQQSYYQALLTAGVKIYRYPAPAVLHSKFMVIDDRMAMFGSSNLDMRSFGLNYEITLLSAAGSIVDKLITLADEYRDKSLLLTQEEWNDRPLRQRYLDSVFRLTSALQ; via the coding sequence ATGGATTGGTTGATGAGCGCCTTCCCATGGCTGGTGGAGGACTTAACGTGGTGGCAAGTACTATTCTTCGCGCTCGACTACACGATTAAGTTCATCGCGATTGGATGGGTGCCGGAAAACCGAAGCCCATCGGCTTCGACGGCGTGGCTGCTACTGATTCTGCTAATTCCATTTATCGGCCTACCTCTGTTCCTCTTCCTGGGCTCGCAGCAGATCACGGGCCGCCGGCACGAGGTACAGGCACTGGCACAGGAGCTCATTGCGGAACGTACCGAGCATCTGCCCGACGTACCGGACGATGCCAAGATAGAAGATGACGTTGTCAACGTATTCAAGCTCTCGCGTCAGCTCACGGGAATGCCGGCAATTGCCAGCGCGGAAAAGGGACTTTTCACCGAATTCGATGCCTCCATTGACCGCATGATTGAGACCATCGATGCGGCTCAGAAATCTATCCACGTGCAGTCCTACATCTTTGCACTGGATTCCAGCACGGAGCCTTTCATACAGGCTCTCGAGCGCGCGCTCGACAGGGGACTAGAGGTCAAGGTACTGGTCGATCCAATTGGTTCGTGGAAATACCCCGGCTACTACAAGCTGAAAAAACGCCTGAACCAGTCCAAAATCTCCTGGCACCCAATGCTGCCCGTGAGCTTACTGAAGCTCACCTGGCGCCGCCTGGATCTGCGTAATCACCGCAAGCTCGTAGTGATTGATGGCGACATTGTATTCATGGGCTCGCAGAATTTGATTGAGCCCGAATATCAGAAGAAAAAGAATCATAAGATCGGCCGCCGCTGGGTGGACACATGGATTGAGCTCGAGGGCGATATTGCGCTGGCCTTCGACGCAATTTTTGCGGTTGATTGGACCAGCGAGCTATACAAGACCCCAGATGCCACCAGGAACTATTCACTCCACACCACTGAGGTCAACGACAACTACAACGTGGTCCAGGTGCTGCCGTCGGGTCCGGGCTTCAGCACGGAGCCGAACCTGCGCGTGTTCAATAACATGATCTACCAGGCGCACGAGCGGATTATCGCCGTCAGCCCGTACTTCGTCCCGGACGAGTCCATGCTCATGGCGCTGACCTCCGCCGCATATGGAGGTATCGACGTTCAGCTCTACGTTAACGAAGAGTCCGATCAGTTCATGGTCGGCCACGCGCAGCAGTCCTATTACCAGGCACTGCTAACCGCTGGCGTGAAGATTTATCGCTATCCGGCGCCTGCCGTCCTGCACTCCAAGTTCATGGTTATCGACGACCGCATGGCCATGTTCGGCTCGTCCAATCTAGATATGCGCTCCTTCGGCCTCAATTACGAGATCACGCTTCTTTCCGCCGCCGGTTCCATCGTGGACAAACTGATCACGCTTGCCGACGAGTACCGCGACAAATCCCTCCTGCTCACCCAGGAGGAATGGAATGACCGCCCCCTTCGCCAGCGCTACCTGGACTCTGTTTTCCGCTTGACCTCGGCGCTGCAATAG
- a CDS encoding ArsR/SmtB family transcription factor, whose translation MTEKAPTSTELDVATNVLKLMADKTRLSILSLLRDGEMTVTAIASALDRPIPAISQHLAKLRMANMVQARKEGTSSFYSQPDEHLTNLVVNALHFAEHTLYSDPPHHRGQ comes from the coding sequence ATGACTGAGAAGGCTCCTACGAGCACCGAGCTCGACGTTGCCACTAACGTACTGAAGTTGATGGCGGACAAGACGCGTCTCTCCATCCTGTCACTCCTTCGTGACGGGGAGATGACCGTCACCGCCATCGCTAGTGCGCTCGATCGCCCCATTCCCGCGATTTCTCAGCACCTGGCGAAGTTGCGCATGGCCAATATGGTGCAGGCTCGCAAGGAGGGCACGTCTAGCTTCTATTCTCAGCCCGACGAGCACCTCACCAACCTGGTGGTCAACGCTCTCCACTTCGCCGAACACACTCTCTACAGCGATCCGCCCCATCACCGCGGTCAGTAG
- the scpA gene encoding methylmalonyl-CoA mutase, which translates to MTTIPNFADISRNTDDAAAATNKAAAAEAGEVWTIPEGIDVKRVYDRADRDAAAAEGHPVDSFPGIAPFMRGPYPTMYTNQPWTIRQYAGFSTAAESNAFYRRNLAAGQKGLSVAFDLATHRGYDSDNPRVSGDVGMAGVAIDSIYDMRELFQGIDLGGVSVSMTMNGAVLPILAFYIVTAEEQGVSTEQLRGTIQNDILKEFMVRNTYIYPPKPSMRIISSIFEYTSAKMPKFNSISISGYHIQEAGATADLELAYTLADGIEYLRAGIDAGLEVDKFAPRLSFFWGISMNTFTEIAKLRAGRILWSELVGKFGPKNPKSQSLRTHSQTSGWSLTAQDVYNNVARTAVEAMAATQGHTQSLHTNALDEALALPTDFSARIARNTQLLLQQESNTTRPVDPWAGSYYIEWLTNELVKRARQHIDEVEEAGGMAQATIEGIPKLRIEEAAARTQARIDSGRQALIGVNKYQVEEDEAIEVLKVENSRVRQEQIDKLARLRAERDEEEVQKALAALTDACRNPGEPGDLDKNLLKLAVDCARAMASIGEISDAMEEVFGRHQAEIRTLSGVYKDEVGKEGAVSNVSKAIAMADKFEEQEGRRPRIFLAKMGQDGHDRGQKVIASAYADLGMDVDVGPLFQTPEEAAKSAVDSDVHVVGVSSLAAGHLTLVPALRDELAKLGREDIMIVVGGVIPPGDFQELYDAGAAAIYPPGTVIADSAIDMMTKLSAELGLDIAVDEES; encoded by the coding sequence ATGACCACCATCCCAAATTTCGCTGACATCTCCCGCAACACCGACGACGCGGCAGCTGCCACCAACAAGGCAGCTGCCGCGGAAGCTGGTGAAGTGTGGACCATTCCAGAAGGCATCGACGTCAAGCGTGTCTACGATCGCGCTGACCGCGACGCCGCAGCTGCCGAGGGTCACCCGGTAGATTCTTTCCCGGGTATCGCCCCATTCATGCGCGGGCCGTACCCGACCATGTACACCAACCAGCCGTGGACTATTCGCCAGTACGCTGGTTTCTCCACCGCAGCTGAATCCAACGCCTTCTACCGCCGCAACCTCGCGGCCGGCCAGAAGGGTCTTTCGGTCGCTTTCGACCTGGCGACCCACCGCGGTTACGACTCGGACAACCCGCGTGTGTCCGGCGACGTCGGTATGGCCGGTGTGGCAATTGACTCGATTTACGACATGCGTGAGCTCTTCCAGGGCATTGACCTGGGCGGTGTCTCGGTGTCTATGACCATGAACGGCGCTGTGCTGCCGATTCTGGCCTTCTACATTGTCACTGCTGAAGAGCAGGGCGTTTCGACTGAGCAACTGCGCGGTACGATCCAGAACGACATTCTCAAGGAGTTCATGGTTCGTAACACCTACATTTACCCGCCGAAGCCCTCGATGCGAATCATCTCTTCGATCTTCGAGTACACCTCGGCAAAAATGCCGAAATTCAACTCGATTTCGATTTCCGGCTACCACATTCAGGAAGCCGGCGCGACGGCCGACCTCGAGCTCGCTTACACGCTTGCCGACGGCATCGAGTACCTGCGGGCCGGTATTGACGCTGGCTTGGAAGTTGATAAGTTCGCTCCGCGTCTGTCCTTCTTCTGGGGCATCTCGATGAACACCTTCACCGAGATTGCCAAGCTGCGTGCAGGCCGTATCCTCTGGTCTGAGCTGGTTGGCAAGTTTGGTCCGAAGAACCCGAAGTCGCAGTCCCTGCGTACTCACTCGCAGACCTCCGGTTGGTCGCTGACCGCCCAGGACGTCTACAACAACGTCGCTCGTACTGCTGTTGAGGCTATGGCCGCAACGCAGGGCCACACCCAGTCGCTGCACACCAACGCCCTGGACGAGGCCTTGGCACTGCCGACTGACTTCTCGGCCCGTATTGCTCGTAACACTCAGCTGCTGCTCCAGCAGGAGTCCAACACCACGCGTCCGGTTGATCCGTGGGCTGGTTCCTACTACATCGAGTGGTTGACCAACGAGCTGGTCAAGCGTGCACGCCAGCACATCGACGAGGTCGAAGAGGCTGGCGGTATGGCACAGGCCACTATCGAGGGCATTCCGAAGCTCCGCATTGAAGAGGCGGCAGCTCGTACGCAGGCTCGTATTGACTCGGGGCGCCAGGCTCTCATTGGCGTGAATAAGTACCAGGTCGAAGAAGACGAGGCCATCGAGGTTCTCAAGGTTGAGAATTCCCGCGTACGCCAGGAGCAGATTGACAAGCTGGCTCGCCTGCGTGCCGAGCGCGACGAGGAAGAGGTTCAGAAGGCACTGGCCGCTCTGACCGACGCTTGCCGTAACCCGGGTGAACCGGGGGACCTGGACAAGAACCTGTTGAAGCTCGCTGTCGACTGTGCTCGCGCCATGGCCTCCATCGGTGAAATCTCCGACGCAATGGAAGAGGTCTTTGGCCGCCACCAGGCCGAGATTCGTACCCTCTCCGGCGTCTACAAGGACGAAGTTGGCAAGGAGGGTGCCGTGTCTAACGTCTCCAAGGCCATCGCCATGGCCGATAAGTTCGAAGAGCAGGAAGGTCGCCGTCCGCGTATCTTCCTGGCCAAGATGGGCCAGGATGGTCACGACCGCGGCCAGAAGGTCATCGCGTCCGCCTACGCGGACCTCGGCATGGACGTTGACGTGGGGCCGTTGTTCCAGACTCCGGAGGAGGCCGCCAAATCGGCAGTCGACTCGGATGTCCACGTCGTCGGTGTTTCTTCGCTAGCCGCCGGACACCTGACGCTCGTGCCTGCTCTTCGCGATGAGCTGGCAAAGCTGGGTCGCGAGGACATCATGATTGTCGTCGGTGGTGTTATCCCACCGGGCGACTTCCAGGAACTCTACGATGCCGGCGCCGCGGCTATTTACCCGCCGGGCACTGTCATCGCTGATTCGGCAATCGACATGATGACCAAGCTCTCTGCCGAGCTGGGCCTCGACATTGCCGTTGACGAAGAGTCCTAA
- a CDS encoding YbhB/YbcL family Raf kinase inhibitor-like protein: MTTNSNDTTNNATNAPVFPGPDPYAPLKDLPTFELSSPDIKDGEKIADEFRAPSNVSPQLDWANLPEGTKSIAVTCFDPDAPTASGFWHWAVFNIPATEKGLPQGAGSEDSSKLPDGAIQLVGDSGMRGHYGANPPAQHAPHRYMYAVHAVDVEKLDVPEDATPTVLGFNLYFHSIARAIITPWWENVGE, from the coding sequence ATGACTACGAATTCCAACGACACCACAAACAACGCTACAAATGCTCCGGTTTTCCCGGGCCCGGATCCGTACGCACCGCTGAAGGATTTGCCAACCTTCGAGCTGTCCTCGCCAGATATCAAGGATGGCGAGAAGATTGCGGATGAATTCCGCGCTCCGTCGAATGTTTCCCCGCAGTTGGATTGGGCCAATCTGCCGGAGGGCACGAAGTCCATTGCCGTGACCTGCTTCGATCCGGACGCCCCGACCGCTTCGGGCTTCTGGCACTGGGCTGTGTTCAACATTCCAGCGACCGAAAAGGGTCTACCACAGGGAGCTGGCTCCGAAGACAGCTCTAAGCTGCCAGACGGTGCTATCCAGCTTGTCGGCGACTCTGGCATGCGTGGTCACTACGGAGCTAACCCACCGGCGCAGCATGCCCCACACCGTTACATGTACGCGGTGCACGCGGTCGACGTCGAGAAGCTTGATGTTCCGGAAGATGCGACGCCGACAGTGCTTGGCTTCAACCTGTATTTCCACTCGATTG
- the meaB gene encoding methylmalonyl Co-A mutase-associated GTPase MeaB, giving the protein MNEFLEENLGTLVTTAGTVVEGKTAVAPEVVRRARRRIDVDDLFEGVRAGNRTKLARAITLLESTAPAHKVLAQELLVKLLPFSGKAMRVGLTGVPGVGKSTTIETLGLKLIEEGHRVAVLAIDPSSTKSGGSILGDKTRMSRLSAADEAFIRPSPSAGTLGGVAKATREAMVVLEAAGYDIVIVETVGVGQSEVAVAQMVDTFAFLALAGAGDQLQGIKKGVLEMADVISINKADGKNLRPAKRAARDLMTAMKMVRSSDQVWTPPVLTMSALEDDGIDKFWQAIEDHVEAMHENHLFDENRANQQIKWMWSMVHETLLQRLNTNEAVQIESSLVEKQLRSGQLTPTLAAQRIMEAFDKGRAPNAGLDD; this is encoded by the coding sequence ATGAACGAGTTTCTTGAAGAAAACCTGGGCACCCTCGTCACTACCGCTGGCACGGTTGTTGAGGGAAAGACCGCTGTAGCTCCCGAAGTCGTCCGTCGTGCGCGACGACGGATAGATGTCGACGACCTCTTTGAGGGCGTGCGAGCTGGGAACCGCACTAAGTTGGCTCGGGCGATCACGCTGTTGGAGTCGACTGCTCCGGCGCATAAGGTGCTGGCTCAGGAACTACTGGTGAAGTTGCTGCCATTTTCCGGAAAGGCTATGCGTGTCGGTCTTACCGGTGTCCCCGGCGTCGGTAAATCAACCACGATTGAAACCCTTGGGCTGAAGTTGATCGAGGAGGGCCACCGCGTTGCAGTGCTGGCCATCGACCCGTCGTCAACGAAGTCCGGTGGTTCGATTCTGGGCGATAAGACCCGTATGTCCCGGCTCTCGGCCGCGGATGAAGCCTTCATCCGTCCGTCGCCTTCTGCGGGCACGCTCGGTGGTGTCGCCAAGGCAACGCGTGAGGCCATGGTGGTGCTCGAAGCCGCAGGCTACGACATTGTCATCGTCGAGACTGTCGGCGTCGGCCAGTCCGAGGTCGCGGTGGCACAGATGGTGGATACGTTTGCGTTTCTGGCACTCGCCGGCGCTGGTGACCAACTCCAGGGCATCAAGAAGGGTGTGCTGGAAATGGCCGACGTGATTTCTATCAACAAGGCGGATGGTAAGAACCTGCGCCCGGCAAAACGCGCTGCGCGTGACCTGATGACCGCCATGAAGATGGTGCGTTCCTCAGATCAAGTCTGGACTCCACCGGTGCTGACTATGTCGGCATTGGAAGACGACGGCATCGACAAGTTCTGGCAAGCCATCGAAGACCATGTCGAGGCTATGCACGAGAATCATCTCTTCGATGAAAACCGCGCTAACCAGCAGATTAAGTGGATGTGGTCCATGGTGCACGAAACGCTCTTGCAGCGACTCAACACCAACGAGGCTGTGCAGATAGAGAGTTCCCTGGTGGAAAAACAACTCCGCTCGGGGCAGCTCACACCGACGCTCGCTGCCCAGCGCATCATGGAGGCATTCGACAAAGGAAGGGCACCGAACGCCGGGCTCGACGATTAG
- a CDS encoding methylmalonyl-CoA mutase family protein codes for MTDRTTPESPSTLPPNFEELQNSWYQGVAKVFARVHKQDVADVPLDIWKRLIQTTYDGVDVRPLYTRADEHAESPAPGQFPFVRGAKVTSDNTNGWGVRETFSRQYPGEDALDPKAVNETLLTALENGTTDIRLDFTGSLEAADVPALLNNVYLDLAPIAVHAGKKTAQVAEALTSYIEQVNPTNPDNIAVELSAAPLTSAFAGIDDVSLDEAIQLAVKAAKQPGDVRALLVDGVVFSNLGANNIQEIGYSLAVGVAYLRALTKAGLSAEEALGQISFRFAATDDQFDTIAKFRAARVLWARVAEVIGAPESGRAPMHAVTAPVMFSQRDPWVNMLRVTVASFAAGVGGASSVEVLPFDYAVVGGMPNVSKTFKARIARNTNLLLLEESHLGYVADPAGGSYFVEDLTEEMADKAWEIFTGTEAAGGFTSAEADIRTALDATWEKRRADIAHRRTKVTAINEFPNLAEAPLAPEARPEGDPIRRWARDFEALRNRSDDFLAEKGNRPLIAMLPLGPLAKHNIRTGFTSNLLASGGIAVANPGQVVPGEAGFEEAVKASPIVVLCAADSEYETSGQDAVKAARAAGAKEVLVAGSEKSFANAAEDARPDGYLNMTIDAVAELSRLLNELGA; via the coding sequence GCAGATGTACCGCTCGATATTTGGAAACGACTGATTCAGACCACCTACGACGGTGTCGATGTCCGTCCGCTCTACACCCGCGCGGATGAGCATGCGGAAAGCCCAGCTCCGGGTCAGTTCCCATTCGTCCGTGGCGCAAAGGTCACTTCGGACAACACCAACGGTTGGGGCGTTCGAGAGACCTTCAGTCGCCAATACCCGGGTGAGGATGCCCTTGACCCAAAGGCCGTCAACGAGACTCTGCTGACTGCCCTGGAAAACGGCACCACGGACATCCGCCTGGACTTCACCGGCTCCCTCGAAGCCGCTGACGTGCCAGCTCTGCTTAACAATGTCTACCTCGACCTTGCTCCGATTGCCGTACATGCTGGTAAGAAGACTGCACAGGTTGCGGAAGCACTGACGTCCTACATCGAGCAGGTAAACCCGACTAATCCGGACAACATCGCAGTAGAGCTTTCTGCAGCTCCGCTGACCTCTGCTTTTGCCGGTATTGATGATGTTTCTCTCGACGAGGCCATTCAGCTGGCCGTCAAGGCAGCTAAGCAGCCGGGCGACGTCCGCGCCCTGCTTGTCGACGGCGTTGTTTTCTCCAACTTGGGTGCAAACAACATCCAGGAGATCGGCTACAGCCTCGCCGTTGGTGTCGCCTACCTGCGTGCGCTGACTAAAGCGGGCTTGAGCGCTGAAGAAGCGCTCGGCCAGATTTCTTTCCGCTTTGCCGCTACCGACGACCAGTTCGACACCATTGCGAAGTTCCGCGCCGCTCGCGTTCTGTGGGCCCGCGTTGCTGAGGTCATCGGTGCCCCTGAATCTGGCCGCGCTCCGATGCACGCCGTGACAGCCCCGGTCATGTTCAGCCAGCGCGATCCGTGGGTCAACATGCTGCGTGTAACTGTCGCCTCCTTCGCCGCAGGTGTCGGCGGTGCTTCCTCAGTTGAGGTTCTGCCGTTTGATTACGCAGTTGTCGGCGGCATGCCGAACGTCTCCAAGACTTTCAAGGCTCGCATCGCTCGCAACACCAACCTGTTGCTGCTGGAAGAGTCTCACCTTGGTTACGTCGCCGACCCAGCAGGTGGCTCCTACTTCGTGGAGGACCTGACCGAGGAAATGGCCGACAAGGCGTGGGAGATCTTCACCGGCACTGAGGCCGCCGGCGGTTTCACCTCCGCAGAGGCCGATATTCGCACCGCCCTGGACGCTACCTGGGAAAAGCGCCGCGCCGATATCGCGCATCGCCGCACCAAGGTCACCGCTATCAACGAGTTCCCGAACCTGGCTGAAGCCCCACTGGCTCCCGAGGCTCGCCCGGAGGGCGATCCGATTCGCCGTTGGGCACGCGACTTCGAGGCGCTGCGCAACCGCTCCGATGACTTCCTGGCTGAAAAGGGCAACCGTCCGCTGATTGCCATGCTGCCGCTGGGTCCGCTGGCCAAGCACAACATCCGCACTGGTTTTACCTCCAACCTGCTGGCTTCCGGCGGTATCGCCGTCGCTAACCCCGGCCAGGTTGTGCCGGGCGAGGCCGGTTTCGAAGAGGCAGTGAAGGCCTCTCCGATTGTCGTGCTGTGCGCAGCCGACAGCGAGTACGAGACCTCGGGCCAGGACGCTGTCAAGGCCGCCCGCGCCGCAGGCGCTAAGGAGGTCCTGGTGGCCGGCTCCGAGAAGAGCTTCGCTAATGCCGCTGAAGACGCTCGCCCCGACGGATACCTGAACATGACCATCGATGCTGTCGCGGAGCTGTCCCGACTGCTGAACGAACTGGGAGCGTGA